In the Peromyscus maniculatus bairdii isolate BWxNUB_F1_BW_parent chromosome 20, HU_Pman_BW_mat_3.1, whole genome shotgun sequence genome, one interval contains:
- the LOC121824480 gene encoding cytochrome P450 2D3-like: MELLTGYGLGSVAIFTVLFILLVDLMHRRQRWTSRYPPGPVPLPVLGNLLQVDFNDMPYSLYKLRQRYGDVFSLQMAWRPMVVINGLKAVREVLVNCGEDTSDRPPMPIFQHMGYGPKAKGVAFAPYGPEWREQRRFSVSTMRNFGLGKKSLEQWVTDEAGYLCDALAEKAGQPLNPSHLLNKAVCNVITSLIYARRFEYGDPQFTELLKILEENMGENTGLFPEVLNTFPILLRIPGLVDKVFAGQKIFMAMVDNLVNEHRRTGDPAQPPRDLTDAFLAEVEKAKGNPESSFNDANLRLVVSDLFGAGMVTSSITLAWALLLMILHPDVQRRVHQEIDEVIGQGRSPEMADQTSMPYTNAVIHEVQRFADIVPMNLPHMTSRDIEVQGFLIPKGTTLIPNLSSVLKDETVWEKPLQFHPEHFLDAQGHFVKHEAFMPFSAGRRACLGEPLARMELFLFFTCLLQRFSFSVPHGQPRPTDHGVFMFLVSPSPYELCAVTR; this comes from the exons ATGGAGCTGCTGACTGGGTATGGCCTGGGGTCTGTGGCCATATTCACAGTCCTCTTCATATTACTGGTGGATCTGATGCACCGGCGCCAGCGCTGGACTTCTCGCTACCCACCAGGCCCTGTGCCCTTGCCTGTGCTGGGCAACCTGCTGCAGGTGGACTTCAACGACATGCCATACAGCTTGTACAAG CTTCGACAACGCTATGGTGACGTGTTCAGCCTGCAGATGGCCTGGAGGCCAATGGTTGTGATCAATGGACTGAAGGCGGTTCGGGAAGTGCTGGTGAACTGTGGAGAGGACACCTCTGACCGACCCCCAATGCCCATCTTTCAACACATGGGCTATGGTCCCAAAGCTAAAG GTGTGGCCTTTGCACCTTATGGGCCCGAGTGGCGAGAGCAGCGAAGATTCTCTGTGTCCACCATGCGCAACTTTGGCCTGGGCAAGAAATCCCTGGAGCAGTGGGTGACAGATGAGGCTGGCTACCTCTGTGATGCCCTCGCTGAAAAAGCTG GACAGCCGCTCAATCCCAGCCACCTCCTGAACAAAGCTGTGTGCAATGTGATCACGTCCCTCATTTATGCCCGGCGCTTTGAGTATGGAGATCCTCAGTTCACCGAGCTGCTAAAAATTTTGGAAGAAAACATGGGAGAGAACACTGGCTTGTTtcctgag GTTCTGAACACGTTCCCAATTCTCTTGCGCATCCCGGGGCTGGTTGACAAAGTCTTTGCTGGGCAAAAGATCTTCATGGCCATGGTGGATAACTTGGTGAATGAGCACAGGAGGACCGGGGACCCTGCCCAGCCACCCCGAGACCTGACTGATGCCTTCCTGGCAGAGGTGGAGAAG GCCAAGGGGAACCCCGAGAGCAGCTTCAATGATGCCAATCTACGTTTGGTCGTCTCTGACCTGTTTGGTGCTGGGATGGTGACCTCTTCTATCACACTGGCCTGGGCCCTGCTGCTCATGATCCTGCACCCAGATGTACAGC GCCGAGTCCACCAGGAGATCGATGAAGTCATAGGACAGGGGCGGAGTCCAGAGATGGCAGACCAGACCTCCATGCCCTACACCAATGCTGTCATTCATGAGGTCCAGAGATTTGCAGACATTGTCCCAATGAATTTGCCACACATGACCTCTCGTGACATTGAAGTACAGGGCTTCCTCATCCCCAAG GGAACGACCCTCATCCCCAACCTGTCCTCCGTGCTGAAGGATGAGACTGTCTGGGAGAAGCCTCTCCAGTTCCATCCTGAACACTTCCTGGATGCCCAGGGCCACTTTGTGAAGCATGAGGCCTTCATGCCATTCTCAGCAG GCCGCAGAGCATGCCTGGGGGAGCCTCTGGCCCGCATGgagctcttcctcttcttcacctgcctcctgcagcGCTTTAGCTTCTCGGTGCCTCACGGACAGCCCCGGCCCACTGACCATGGGGTCTTTATGTTTCTGGTATCTCCCTCCCCGTATGAGCTCTGTGCAGTCACTCGCTAG